The Kineothrix sp. IPX-CK genomic interval GCACTGAGCTTCTTCCGCTGGGATGGACTCGGAGCCATGCACTTTCTGGGGTTAGGAAATTACTTTAACCTGTTTCAGGATCCGCTGTTCTGGAGGGCGTTGTCCAATACACTGCTCATCGGCATTATTGCGCATATCCCTATCCTGTTAGGGGGACTGGTATTGGCGTATATTTTGAATTCCAAGCTGGTCAGGGGACAGAACATTTTCAAGACAATTTATTTCATGCCCATGGTGACCAGTTCCGTTGCAATTTCCATCATCTTTCAGAATCTGTTTGGAAATAATTACGGACTGATCAATTATCTTTTAAGTTTTTTCGGAGAAGAGCCGGTAAACTGGCTTGCCGGAGACGGCTCGCTGATTCGTGTGGCCGTTATCATTATGTTTGCCTGGAAATGGGTTGGCTGGAATATGGTCATCTATCTGGCCGGAATGCAGGGAATCAGCAATGATATTTATGAAGCGGCACGGATTGACGGGGCGAATCATGGAAAACTGGTATTTTCTATCGTAATACCGCTTTTGAAGCCAATCATATTGTTTACATTGATCCAGTCCAGCATCGGTATGTTCAGTTTATTTACCGAGCCTTTCATCCTGACCGGAAGTAATTGGAGCGGCGGACCGAACAACGGCGGACTGACACTTATGATGTATTTGCTCAATAAAGCGCCTCAGGGTGGAAATGCCTATGGTTACGCATCCTCGATCGCTTATGTGATCACGCTTATCATCGTCATAATTTCAGTGATTTTGACCAAAGTGACAGAAGAGAAGGATGCTGTAAAGAGAAGAGGAGGGAGATAGCTTATGAAAACACTTTTAATCATGATCGCTGTAACAGCTGCTGTTTTAATCCTTTTATCTGTGATACATCCGATAGGAAAGAAAATTTCCCTTTATTTTATTCTGGGATTGATTGCACTTATTATGCTGCTTCCGTTTTATATGATGTTCGTCATGTCGACTCTTTCTACGAACGAAATATATTCCTTCCCGCCAATCGTGCAGTTTGGAAGCAATTTGATGACTAATTTCAAAAATATGACGGCGGCGGTCAATCTTCCGAGGGCTTTTTTGAACAGCTGTATCGTTACTTTTTCCTATACGTTTCTGGTGCTGCTCTTTTGCTCTATCGGAGGCTACGCATTTTCGGTCTATGATTTTCCGGGAAAAAACAAGCTGTTTGCCATCCTGCTCGGAACGATGATGGTCCCGGCTACGGCAGGTATAATCCCGTGGTTTATTATGATGAGTAAATTCGGATGGGT includes:
- a CDS encoding sugar ABC transporter permease, with translation MKENKKKGFVKTLKTYRVAYVYIAPFYILFLIFGLFPMAAGFALSFFRWDGLGAMHFLGLGNYFNLFQDPLFWRALSNTLLIGIIAHIPILLGGLVLAYILNSKLVRGQNIFKTIYFMPMVTSSVAISIIFQNLFGNNYGLINYLLSFFGEEPVNWLAGDGSLIRVAVIIMFAWKWVGWNMVIYLAGMQGISNDIYEAARIDGANHGKLVFSIVIPLLKPIILFTLIQSSIGMFSLFTEPFILTGSNWSGGPNNGGLTLMMYLLNKAPQGGNAYGYASSIAYVITLIIVIISVILTKVTEEKDAVKRRGGR
- a CDS encoding carbohydrate ABC transporter permease, whose protein sequence is MKTLLIMIAVTAAVLILLSVIHPIGKKISLYFILGLIALIMLLPFYMMFVMSTLSTNEIYSFPPIVQFGSNLMTNFKNMTAAVNLPRAFLNSCIVTFSYTFLVLLFCSIGGYAFSVYDFPGKNKLFAILLGTMMVPATAGIIPWFIMMSKFGWVNSYYALIIPGCANAFGIFWMRQYCQNNVPKSLMEAARIDGCSEWLIFFRVIAPILKPAYASLGIMQFVNMWNEFMQALIILRKEKLYTLPLLLRAMVSDRGTDYGALMLASTCAVLPLLICFLCASKFFMDGLTAGAVKE